In the genome of Eulemur rufifrons isolate Redbay chromosome 27, OSU_ERuf_1, whole genome shotgun sequence, one region contains:
- the PM20D1 gene encoding N-fatty-acyl-amino acid synthase/hydrolase PM20D1 produces MAQRHVWVLALAAVLLLVFATVSVSKGLRGREHQGTSRIPSQFSQEERVVMKEALKGAIQIPTVSFSSEESNTTALAEFGEYIRKVFPTVFSTSFIQHETVGDYSHLFTVQGSDTSLQPYMLLAHLDVVPAPKEGWEVPPFSGLEHDGFIHGRGTLDNKNSVMALLQALELLLLRNYIPRRSFFIAVGHDEEVSGMNGARKISALLQARGVQLAFLVDEGSFILDGVISYVKKPFAMISVSEKGAINLMLQVNMTPGHSSAPPKETSIGILAAAVSRLEQTPMPHMFASGPLEMTVQQLANEFPFPINILLSNLWLFRPLISRLMERNYLTNALVRTTMALTMFNAGIKMNVIPPVAQAIINFRIHPAQTVQEVLEFVKDIVADDRVQFHVLNAFEPLPISPFDDRALGYQLLRQTIQSVFPEIDIVTPGICIGNTDSRHFTNLTTGIYRFNPLYLQPGDFRSIHGINEKISVRGYETQVKFIFEFIQNADTEAQPVPHEHEL; encoded by the exons ATGGCTCAGCGGCACGTTTGGGTGCTGGCCTTGGCGGCTGTGCTGCTCCTAGTTTTTGCCACCGTCTCCGTATCGAAGGGCCTGAGGGGCAGGGAGCATCAGGGGACGTCGCGAATCCCTTCTCAGTTCAGCCAAGAGGAGCGCGTCGTGATGAAAGAGGCGCTGAAAG GTGCCATCCAGATTCCAACAGTGTCTTTTAGCTCCGAGGAGTCCAATACTACAGCCCTGGCTGAGTTTGGAGAATACATTCGTAAAG TCTTTCCTACAGTGTTCAGCACCAGCTTTATCCAGCATGAAACTGTGGGAGACTACTCCCACCTGTTCACTGTCCAAGGCTCAGACACCAGCTTGCAGCCCTACATGCTATTGGCCCACCTTGATGTGGTACCTGCCCCTAAAGAAGGCTGGGAAGTGCCCCCATTCTCTGGACTAGAGCACGATGGCTTCATCCACGGTCGGGGCACACTGGACAACAAGAACTCTGTGATG GCACTCCTGCAAGCCTTGGAGCTCCTGCTGCTCAGGAACTACATCCCCCGAAGATCTTTCTTCATTGCTGTGGGCCACGATGAGGAG GTGTCAGGGATGAATGGGGCTCGGAAGATCTCAGCTCTGCTACAGGCAAGGGGCGTCCAGCTGGCCTTTCTTGTGGATGAGGGTAGCTTTATCTTGGATGGTGTCATTTCCTACGTCAAGAAGCCTTTTGCCAT GATTTCAGTCTCCGAGAAGGGTGCAATTAACCTCATGCTGCAAGTAAACATGACTCCAGGCCACTCTTCAGCTCCTCCAAAGGAGACAAGCATTGGCATCCTTGCAGCCGCTGTTAGCCG ACTGGAGCAGACACCAATGCCTCACATGTTTGCAAGCGGGCCGTTGGAGATGACAGTGCAGCAACTGGCAAATGAG TTTCCCTTCCCTATCAATATACTCCTGAGCAACCTGTGGCTATTTCGACCCCTGATAAGCAG GTTAATGGAGAGAAATTACTTAACCAATGCGTTGGTGAGGACCACCATGGCACTCACCATGTTCAATGCAGGGATCAAG ATGAATGTCATCCCTCCAGTGGCCCAAGCCATAATCAACTTCCGGATTCACCCTGCACAGACAGTCCAAGAG GTCCTAGAATTTGTCAAGGATATTGTGGCTGACGACCGAGTCCAGTTCCACGTGTTGAATGCCTTTGAGCCCCTGCCCATCAGCCCCTTTGACGACCGGGCCTTGGGTTACCAGCTGCTCCGCCAGACCATACAGTCCGTCTTCCCGGAAATCGATATTGTCACCCCAG GTATTTGTATTGGCAACACAGACAGCCGACACTTTACAAACCTCACCACTGGCATCTACCGGTTCAACCCCCTCTACCTGCAGCCTGGGGACTTCAGGAG caTCCACGGAATCAATGAGAAAATCTCAGTCCGAGGCTACGAGACCCAGGTGAAATTCATCTTTGAGTTCATCCAGAACGCTGACACCGAGGCGCAGCCCGTTCCTCACGAGCATGAACTGTGA